In a single window of the Biomphalaria glabrata chromosome 5, xgBioGlab47.1, whole genome shotgun sequence genome:
- the LOC129926343 gene encoding uncharacterized protein LOC129926343: protein MEEVKTQKVKDGKSQDTESERWKKSRHRNPPSIPPSSPPSSPSSCPPSSPPSSPSSCPPSIPPSSPPSIPPSSPPSCPPSIPPSSPPSSPPSSPPSSPPSSPPSSPPSCPPSIPPSSPPSSPPSSPPSIPPSSPPSIPPSSPPSSPPSIPPSSPPSIPPSSPPSSPPSSPPSSPPSSPPSSPPSSPPSSPPSSPPSSPPSSPHSSPPSSPPSSPPSSPPSIPPSSPPSSPPSSPPSSPPSSPPSANLLLDGVGCQRAGLELGTIMTILQST, encoded by the exons ATGGAAGAAGTCAAGACACAGAAAGTGAAAGATGGAAAAAGTCAAGACACAGAAAGTGAAAGATGGAAGAAGTCAAGACACAGAAA TCCACCTAGCATTCCACCTAGCAGTCCACCTAGCAGTCCATCTAGCTGTCCACCTAGCAGTCCACCTAGCAGCCCATCTAGCTGTCCACCTAGCATTCCACCTAGCAGTCCACCTAGCATTCCACCTAGCAGCCCACCTAGCTGTCCACCTAGCATTCCACCTAGCAGTCCACCTAGCAGTCCACCTAGCAGTCCACCTAGCAGTCCACCTAGCAGTCCACCTAGCAGCCCACCTAGCTGTCCACCTAGCATTCCACCTAGCAGTCCACCTAGCAGTCCACCTAGCAGTCCACCTAGCATTCCACCTAGCAGTCCACCTAGCATTCCACCTAGCAGTCCACCTAGCAGTCCACCTAGCATTCCACCTAGCAGTCCACCTAGCATTCCACCTAGCAGTCCACCTAGCAGTCCACCTAGCAGCCCACCTAGCAGTCCACCTAGCAGCCCACCTAGCAGTCCACCTAGCAGCCCACCTAGCAGCCCACCTAGCAGTCCACCTAGCAGCCCACCTAGCAGTCCACATAGCAGTCCACCTAGCAGTCCACCTAGCAGTCCACCTAGCAGTCCACCTAGCATCCCACCTAGCAGTCCACCTAGCAGCCCACCTAGCAGTCCACCTAGCAGCCCACCTAGCAGCCCACCTAGTGCAAACCTCCTGTTAGACGGAGTGGGATGTCAGCGGGCAGGACTTGAACTCGGAACCATTATGACAATACTCCAAAGCACATAG